A section of the Neorhizobium galegae bv. orientalis str. HAMBI 540 genome encodes:
- a CDS encoding aldehyde dehydrogenase family protein has protein sequence MLDKRKFYIDARWTDPVEAKNLEVINPSTEEAFAIISLGTDKDTDLAVDAAKRAFDGWSNTAPGERLAKVERLLEIYKRRAEEMARTISQEMGAPIDMALRSQVGAGAWHMTNFITAFRDFKFVRPLGDHAPDNRIVMDPIGVVGLITPWNWPMNQVTLKVTPALLAGCTLVLKPSEVAPLSSMLFAEFADEAGIPAGVFNLVNGDGPGVGTRLSAHPDIEMISFTGSTRAGKAISKVAAETLKRVALELGGKGANIIFEDADGDAVRRGAAHCFNNTGQSCNAPTRMLVQRSIYDDAVETAKSVAEALAIDVADKHGAHIGPLVSDTQYSRVQDLIGKGIEEGARLVAGGPGRPSGLNRGYFVRPTIFADVDNNMTIAREEVFGPVLSIIPFDTEEEAITIANDTPYGLSNYVQTQDGERRNRVARKLKSGMVEMNGVSRAAGAPFGGVKASGRAREGGVWGIEEFLEPKAVSGWSEESAISE, from the coding sequence ATGCTCGATAAACGCAAGTTCTATATCGATGCCCGATGGACTGATCCGGTTGAGGCGAAAAACCTCGAAGTGATCAATCCTTCCACCGAGGAGGCATTTGCCATCATTTCGCTCGGCACCGACAAGGATACGGACTTGGCCGTCGACGCTGCCAAACGCGCCTTCGACGGCTGGTCGAACACCGCGCCGGGCGAGCGCCTGGCGAAAGTCGAGCGCCTGCTGGAAATCTACAAACGCCGGGCCGAGGAAATGGCCCGCACCATTTCACAGGAAATGGGTGCGCCGATCGACATGGCCCTCAGGAGCCAGGTAGGGGCGGGCGCCTGGCACATGACGAATTTCATAACCGCGTTTCGGGATTTCAAGTTCGTCAGGCCGTTAGGCGACCATGCGCCGGACAACCGGATCGTCATGGATCCGATCGGCGTCGTTGGCCTGATCACCCCATGGAACTGGCCGATGAACCAGGTCACTCTCAAGGTGACGCCCGCTTTGCTGGCCGGATGCACCCTGGTGCTCAAGCCGTCGGAGGTTGCGCCGCTGTCGTCGATGCTCTTTGCGGAATTTGCCGACGAGGCCGGCATACCCGCCGGCGTCTTCAATCTTGTCAACGGCGACGGTCCGGGCGTCGGCACGCGGTTGTCGGCACACCCCGACATCGAGATGATAAGCTTCACCGGTTCCACACGGGCAGGCAAGGCGATCTCGAAGGTCGCCGCGGAAACATTGAAGCGTGTTGCACTTGAGCTTGGCGGCAAGGGCGCCAACATCATCTTCGAAGATGCCGATGGTGATGCGGTCCGGCGCGGTGCCGCTCATTGCTTCAACAATACGGGCCAGAGCTGCAATGCGCCGACACGCATGCTGGTTCAGCGCTCCATCTACGATGACGCAGTCGAAACAGCGAAGTCGGTGGCGGAGGCCCTTGCCATCGATGTGGCTGACAAACATGGGGCGCATATCGGCCCTCTGGTCTCCGATACCCAGTATTCCAGAGTTCAGGACCTGATCGGAAAGGGGATCGAGGAGGGCGCACGTCTCGTCGCCGGCGGCCCCGGCCGTCCTTCCGGGCTGAACCGTGGTTATTTCGTGCGCCCCACCATCTTCGCTGACGTCGACAACAACATGACGATCGCGCGCGAAGAGGTATTCGGGCCGGTCCTGTCGATCATTCCCTTCGATACGGAAGAAGAGGCGATCACGATAGCCAACGACACGCCATACGGCCTGAGCAACTACGTACAGACACAGGACGGTGAGCGGCGAAACCGCGTGGCGCGCAAGCTCAAGTCGGGCATGGTCGAGATGAACGGCGTGTCGCGCGCCGCCGGTGCACCGTTCGGAGGCGTAAAGGCTTCGGGCCGGGCGCGAGAAGGCGGCGTCTGGGGCATCGAGGAATTCCTTGAACCCAAAGCGGTCTCGGGCTGGAGCGAAGAAAGCGCAATATCAGAGTGA
- a CDS encoding ABC transporter permease — protein MFHYTIRRLVVAVPTLLLISLIIFLLLGLAPGDPMAQLPLTIPPEVKEKMRLSLGLGDPLMTRYALWLKQFFWIEPLHVIDALFGLDLSGDSQRIVSWQSRAPVADIIAQRLPQTLWVVGVAYIVGIAIALPIGIISAYRQYSWFDQIGTLISMIGFSVPTFFTGVVLIVLFSVALPWFPSFYDTTLQVTDWQSFLAQLRQMVLPMMVLALYNASQISRFMRASVLDNLREDYVRTARAKGLTEKVVVLIHVLRNSMIPVVTVIGMGVPQIFGGAIITEQVFKVNGIGELLISSIQANDLPMVQTLTFIFAVLIVLFNLITDILYGILDPRIRYD, from the coding sequence ATGTTCCACTATACAATCAGGCGGCTCGTCGTCGCCGTTCCGACACTGCTGCTGATCAGCCTGATCATTTTCCTCCTGCTCGGCCTCGCACCCGGCGACCCGATGGCGCAGCTGCCCCTGACCATCCCGCCCGAGGTGAAGGAGAAAATGCGGCTCTCGCTCGGGCTCGGCGATCCTCTGATGACGCGCTATGCCCTCTGGCTCAAACAGTTTTTCTGGATCGAGCCGCTGCATGTCATCGACGCGCTGTTCGGGCTTGATCTGAGCGGCGACAGCCAGCGGATCGTTTCCTGGCAATCGCGCGCACCGGTCGCCGACATCATCGCACAGCGGCTGCCGCAGACGCTCTGGGTCGTCGGAGTCGCCTATATTGTCGGCATAGCCATCGCACTGCCGATCGGCATCATCTCTGCCTACCGGCAATACAGCTGGTTCGATCAGATCGGCACGCTTATCTCGATGATCGGATTTTCCGTGCCGACCTTCTTCACCGGCGTCGTGCTGATCGTGCTGTTTTCCGTCGCCCTTCCGTGGTTTCCATCCTTCTACGACACGACGCTGCAGGTCACAGACTGGCAGAGCTTCCTGGCTCAGCTGCGCCAGATGGTCCTGCCCATGATGGTGCTTGCGCTGTACAATGCGAGCCAGATCAGTCGTTTCATGCGGGCCTCCGTCCTCGACAACCTGCGCGAGGACTATGTCCGTACGGCGCGCGCGAAGGGCCTGACCGAGAAGGTTGTCGTGCTGATCCATGTGCTGCGCAACTCGATGATCCCGGTCGTCACCGTCATCGGCATGGGCGTGCCACAGATTTTCGGGGGCGCGATCATCACCGAGCAGGTCTTCAAGGTGAACGGTATCGGCGAATTGCTGATCTCGTCGATCCAGGCGAACGACCTTCCCATGGTGCAGACGCTGACGTTCATTTTCGCGGTACTGATCGTTCTGTTCAATCTGATCACCGACATCCTCTATGGCATATTGGACCCGAGAATTCGCTATGACTGA
- a CDS encoding N-formylglutamate amidohydrolase encodes MNANPPIVLNRQGRLPGVIAVDHAGRSIPEALGDLGLSAHWRDTHHFCDLGAAELAHALAERIDVPIVLCDVSRLVIDVNRWLEDPRSVVPEVEGTSIPANIEMDDAALIARQEAVFWPYQCCLGEIWMEQKARHPKPFFFSLHSCTRVFDGFRRPWDGGTIWHDDETLSRHLVSHLSREDGLVIGDNQPYSGLGGAFTVDRHTYGSGLPACGFEVTNDLLQTEADFNRWADLLSGVLLAAIDEGLAA; translated from the coding sequence ATGAATGCCAATCCACCGATCGTCCTGAACCGGCAGGGACGCCTGCCGGGCGTGATTGCCGTCGATCATGCCGGTCGATCCATTCCCGAGGCGCTTGGTGATCTGGGACTGAGCGCACATTGGCGGGACACCCATCACTTCTGTGATCTGGGTGCGGCCGAACTTGCTCATGCACTGGCGGAGCGCATCGACGTACCGATCGTGCTTTGCGACGTAAGCCGGCTGGTGATCGATGTAAACCGCTGGCTCGAAGATCCGAGATCTGTGGTGCCGGAGGTGGAGGGGACATCCATTCCGGCAAATATCGAAATGGACGATGCTGCCCTTATTGCGCGCCAGGAGGCTGTGTTCTGGCCCTATCAATGTTGCCTCGGAGAAATCTGGATGGAACAAAAGGCCAGGCATCCGAAGCCCTTCTTCTTCTCGTTACACAGTTGCACACGGGTTTTCGATGGTTTCCGACGTCCCTGGGATGGCGGGACCATCTGGCATGATGACGAAACACTGTCGCGCCATCTGGTAAGCCATCTCTCGCGAGAGGATGGTCTGGTGATCGGTGATAACCAGCCCTATTCCGGCCTGGGTGGGGCTTTCACGGTCGATCGGCACACCTACGGTTCCGGGCTGCCTGCCTGCGGTTTCGAGGTGACGAACGACCTGTTGCAGACCGAGGCAGATTTCAACCGCTGGGCAGATCTCCTGTCCGGCGTGTTGTTGGCAGCAATTGATGAAGGGCTGGCCGCATGA
- a CDS encoding NAD(P)/FAD-dependent oxidoreductase: MKPFQSEPPYGLTAPAAPITQAFSGARTVDFLLIGGGYGGLLTAIDLAERGAQVVVLEAADIGAGGSGRNHGQCIPVFRYLDPAVLPAKGAELLANAGALVFDRIRQYDMQCEAVQKGTLTAAYNKRTLATTRSAHAKYNGLGKSDRYYDADEIASLTGTRKFSGGWAHREGGHVNPLAYVRELARVALSLGVEIFTKSPMVGMTRQPGGWQVRTPDGEIHAKVVGLTTDAYSNGSIPGSLTKGFFPLTSYAVASRPLTADQRSAVMPSGMNFGDTHHDPMFFRIDASGRIITGGLREPGRGTRFDYTAAFMTRRLGAIWPVLADLQWDHMWTGVVSMALDQTPSIQKLDDGLWALSGWSGRGVPTSAALSRAFARTLEDPAKGLSYWPQRTPPQVIARGLLGSMVQLCRGPYNQMRDKLES, translated from the coding sequence ATGAAACCGTTCCAATCCGAACCACCCTATGGCTTGACGGCGCCCGCGGCGCCGATAACGCAGGCTTTCAGTGGCGCGCGCACGGTGGATTTCCTGCTGATCGGTGGCGGTTATGGCGGCCTGTTGACCGCGATCGACCTTGCCGAACGCGGCGCCCAGGTCGTGGTGCTGGAAGCGGCCGACATCGGTGCCGGCGGTTCGGGGCGCAATCATGGCCAGTGCATTCCGGTGTTTCGCTACCTCGATCCGGCGGTGCTGCCCGCAAAGGGTGCGGAACTGTTGGCCAATGCAGGAGCGCTGGTCTTCGACCGGATCCGCCAGTACGACATGCAGTGTGAGGCCGTGCAGAAGGGAACGCTGACCGCGGCCTATAACAAGCGTACCCTTGCGACCACGAGGAGCGCACATGCGAAATACAACGGTCTGGGCAAATCCGACCGCTATTACGATGCCGATGAAATCGCGTCACTGACCGGCACCCGCAAATTTTCGGGCGGCTGGGCGCACCGGGAGGGCGGTCACGTCAATCCGTTGGCCTATGTCCGCGAACTGGCTCGTGTCGCTCTTTCGCTTGGCGTCGAAATCTTCACGAAAAGTCCGATGGTGGGCATGACCCGCCAACCCGGCGGCTGGCAGGTCCGGACGCCGGATGGTGAAATCCACGCCAAGGTCGTTGGACTGACGACGGACGCCTATTCAAACGGATCGATACCCGGTTCGCTGACGAAGGGATTTTTCCCGTTGACGAGCTACGCGGTTGCAAGCCGACCGTTGACGGCCGATCAGCGCAGTGCCGTCATGCCCTCGGGAATGAATTTTGGCGATACCCATCACGACCCGATGTTCTTCCGCATCGATGCATCGGGGCGGATCATCACCGGTGGTCTGCGCGAACCCGGACGTGGTACGCGTTTCGACTATACGGCTGCCTTCATGACACGTCGGCTCGGCGCCATCTGGCCGGTGCTCGCCGATCTTCAATGGGATCATATGTGGACGGGTGTGGTCAGCATGGCGCTTGACCAGACCCCGTCGATCCAGAAGCTCGATGACGGGCTCTGGGCCCTGTCGGGTTGGTCAGGGCGGGGCGTGCCGACCTCGGCTGCATTATCGCGCGCCTTTGCGCGAACGCTGGAAGATCCGGCGAAGGGGCTTTCCTATTGGCCGCAGCGGACGCCGCCGCAGGTGATCGCGCGTGGGCTCCTCGGCAGCATGGTGCAGTTGTGCCGCGGTCCATACAACCAGATGCGCGACAAGCTGGAAAGCTGA
- a CDS encoding peptide ABC transporter substrate-binding protein, producing the protein MNKAIFLAAVAAAVLPLRAQAAPGTDGNLKILYWQAASTLNPYLSGIGKDVDAAALVVEPLARFDPKGNLIPLLSAEIPTKENGGISSDMTTITWKLRPGVKWSDGSDLTAKDAVFTWKYCTAPGAGCAASNTFDGVKSVVAKDDLTVEINFAQSTPYPYITFVSSTTPILQEKQFKDCVGEKIASCTAQNFAPIGTGPYVVKEFKPNDVAVFAMNPKFRDTDKPHFSSISIKGGGDAMSAARAVFNTGEADYGWNLQLSPDVFENLVSSGKARPVTAFGSMVEYLFLNLTDPSAELGDKRSTVEGGPNKFLSDIRVRKALSLAIDRAEISEVLYADQGEPSCNVVPAPSQFVSKANDSCLTPNVEQAKALLDEAGWKPGAGGIREKGGLKLKLSFLTSTSGVRQDTQAMLKQSWKAIGVDVDLRNVSGSVFFGGDAGNPDTRQKFYADIEMYTDNSKGIDQESYLSKWTCAAVPSPKTQWQGSNMPRYCSPDYDALAKTFRQTGTIEGRGELARKMNDMLVQSYTVIPLVHRGNVSGAVMSLQGNTMNPWDSELWDIANWSRAK; encoded by the coding sequence ATGAATAAGGCCATATTCCTCGCTGCAGTCGCAGCCGCCGTGCTACCGCTCCGCGCGCAAGCTGCACCTGGCACGGACGGAAACTTGAAGATTTTGTACTGGCAAGCAGCGTCCACCCTGAACCCGTACTTGTCGGGCATAGGTAAGGACGTCGATGCCGCAGCACTGGTCGTCGAGCCGCTCGCCCGTTTCGACCCCAAGGGCAATTTGATCCCGCTGCTTTCCGCCGAAATTCCCACAAAAGAGAATGGCGGCATCTCGTCGGACATGACGACAATCACCTGGAAATTGCGCCCGGGCGTCAAATGGTCCGACGGAAGCGACCTGACAGCGAAGGATGCGGTCTTCACCTGGAAATATTGCACGGCGCCCGGCGCAGGCTGCGCGGCATCGAATACTTTTGACGGCGTCAAGTCCGTCGTCGCCAAGGACGATCTGACGGTCGAGATCAACTTCGCGCAATCGACGCCTTACCCTTACATCACCTTTGTCAGCTCAACCACACCAATCCTGCAGGAAAAGCAGTTCAAGGATTGCGTGGGCGAGAAGATTGCGTCCTGCACGGCGCAGAACTTCGCCCCTATTGGCACCGGCCCCTATGTGGTCAAGGAGTTCAAGCCGAACGATGTCGCTGTCTTCGCCATGAACCCGAAGTTCCGGGATACCGACAAGCCGCATTTTTCGAGCATTTCCATCAAGGGCGGCGGGGATGCGATGTCGGCCGCACGTGCCGTCTTCAATACAGGCGAAGCGGACTACGGATGGAATCTGCAGTTGTCGCCGGACGTCTTCGAGAACCTCGTCTCGTCCGGAAAAGCCCGTCCGGTGACCGCATTCGGCTCGATGGTGGAATATCTCTTCCTGAACCTGACCGACCCCAGCGCAGAGCTTGGTGACAAACGGTCGACGGTCGAAGGCGGCCCGAATAAATTCCTGAGCGATATTCGCGTCCGGAAAGCACTGTCGCTGGCAATCGACCGCGCCGAGATTTCCGAGGTCCTATATGCCGACCAGGGTGAGCCGAGCTGCAACGTGGTCCCGGCGCCGTCTCAATTTGTCTCGAAAGCGAATGACAGTTGCCTGACACCGAATGTCGAGCAGGCAAAAGCGCTGCTGGACGAGGCCGGCTGGAAGCCAGGCGCCGGCGGCATCCGCGAGAAGGGCGGACTGAAGCTCAAGCTGTCGTTCCTGACCTCGACCAGCGGTGTCCGTCAGGATACCCAGGCGATGTTGAAGCAGAGCTGGAAGGCGATCGGCGTGGACGTCGATCTGCGTAACGTCAGCGGTTCGGTCTTCTTCGGTGGTGACGCCGGCAATCCCGACACTCGTCAGAAATTCTACGCCGATATCGAGATGTACACCGACAATTCGAAAGGGATCGACCAGGAATCCTATTTGAGCAAGTGGACGTGCGCCGCTGTTCCTTCGCCGAAGACGCAGTGGCAGGGCAGCAACATGCCGCGCTACTGCTCGCCGGATTATGATGCGCTCGCCAAGACCTTCCGCCAGACCGGTACGATCGAAGGACGCGGCGAGCTTGCGCGCAAGATGAACGACATGCTGGTTCAATCCTACACCGTCATTCCTCTCGTTCATCGCGGCAACGTGTCGGGTGCGGTGATGTCCCTGCAAGGCAATACAATGAACCCATGGGATAGTGAGCTCTGGGATATCGCGAACTGGTCACGCGCCAAGTAA
- a CDS encoding ABC transporter permease produces MTDVTTQVTFTKRSSQSLDVWRQFRSHRGAMAGMLILGLILVAVIAGPWLWHVDPTEIVMRARNRGPSLAHPLGTDQLGRDMLARLMAGGRVSLTVGVVAMLLSLSLGTLVGVCAGYFRAVDGILMRLTDLFLALPLLPILLVTSMLFREPLARLLGAEAGTFLLIVFVIGLTSWMHAARLVRGEVLTLKEREFILAAQSIGTRRAKMIQRHILPNVLSPVLVSATLGIASAIITESSLSFLGLGFPPDFPTWGRLLYDAIDQIQIYPMRVVMPGIAISLTVLSVNYVGDGLRDAMDPRIRGR; encoded by the coding sequence ATGACTGACGTTACCACTCAAGTGACATTCACGAAGCGCTCCAGCCAGTCTCTCGATGTCTGGCGCCAGTTCCGCAGCCATCGCGGCGCAATGGCAGGCATGCTCATCCTGGGCCTCATCCTGGTTGCAGTCATTGCAGGCCCCTGGCTGTGGCATGTGGACCCGACCGAAATCGTCATGCGGGCGCGAAACAGGGGGCCGTCGCTCGCACATCCGCTTGGTACGGACCAACTTGGCCGCGACATGCTGGCCCGGTTGATGGCCGGCGGGCGGGTCTCGCTGACGGTGGGAGTGGTGGCGATGCTCCTGTCATTGTCGCTCGGGACACTGGTCGGGGTCTGCGCCGGTTATTTCCGTGCCGTCGACGGTATATTGATGCGGCTCACGGATCTGTTTCTGGCCCTGCCCCTGCTGCCTATTCTTCTGGTTACGTCCATGTTGTTTCGGGAACCGCTGGCCCGACTGCTCGGAGCGGAAGCCGGCACGTTTCTACTGATCGTCTTCGTCATCGGGCTGACAAGCTGGATGCACGCCGCGCGCCTAGTGCGCGGAGAGGTGCTGACTTTGAAGGAGCGGGAATTCATCCTTGCCGCTCAGTCGATCGGCACCCGGCGCGCCAAGATGATCCAGCGCCATATCCTGCCGAATGTGCTCTCGCCGGTGCTTGTCTCCGCGACACTCGGTATTGCCAGCGCGATCATCACCGAAAGTTCGCTATCGTTCCTTGGCCTTGGCTTTCCGCCGGACTTCCCGACCTGGGGGCGCCTGCTCTACGACGCAATCGACCAGATACAGATCTACCCGATGCGCGTTGTCATGCCCGGCATCGCGATCTCGCTGACCGTTCTTTCGGTGAACTATGTCGGCGATGGTTTGCGGGATGCGATGGATCCGAGGATCCGTGGCCGCTAG
- a CDS encoding MurR/RpiR family transcriptional regulator codes for MMSTSPLFERIRKGARSTAERKVASVLLEGYPTRALSTVEALAKQASVSAPTVLRFVAKIGYPRFADFQAAAIADVERQLGSPLNNIRSAVQAEKPDHIYQQTLLLQAEALQTAAAQAMPVEFDVIVDLLVNPKITIKLLGGRYSQNLAQRLALQLGQLRPSVFFAPLTLGFTYDALVDAGPQDCFVIFDYRRYQAELLNFARGAKRSGARICLFTDTWRSPIAEYSDAVLTSPDSSTSPFGSRVVPTAQIEAIVAAVSLRTHDRSRERLARIEELRKLDDDAPSSGKDEAE; via the coding sequence ATGATGTCGACTTCCCCACTTTTCGAGAGAATTCGCAAGGGAGCCCGTTCGACAGCTGAACGGAAGGTCGCCTCAGTACTTCTTGAGGGGTATCCGACACGCGCGCTCTCAACGGTGGAAGCGCTGGCGAAGCAGGCTTCGGTAAGCGCGCCAACCGTGCTGCGTTTTGTTGCCAAGATCGGCTATCCGCGTTTTGCCGACTTTCAGGCTGCTGCCATTGCCGATGTGGAGCGTCAGCTCGGCTCGCCGCTCAACAATATCCGTTCCGCGGTGCAAGCAGAAAAGCCGGACCACATCTATCAGCAGACCTTGCTCTTGCAGGCCGAAGCGCTGCAAACCGCCGCGGCCCAGGCGATGCCGGTAGAATTCGACGTGATCGTCGATCTGCTGGTCAATCCGAAGATAACCATCAAGCTTCTGGGTGGTCGCTACAGCCAGAATCTCGCGCAGAGACTGGCATTGCAGCTCGGGCAGTTGCGTCCTTCCGTCTTCTTTGCGCCGCTGACGCTGGGTTTCACCTATGACGCCCTTGTGGATGCCGGGCCGCAAGACTGTTTCGTGATCTTTGATTACCGCCGTTATCAGGCCGAGCTGTTGAATTTTGCGCGGGGTGCAAAACGTAGCGGCGCGAGGATCTGCCTGTTCACCGATACCTGGCGCTCGCCGATAGCGGAATATTCCGACGCGGTCCTGACATCGCCCGATAGCTCGACATCTCCCTTCGGATCTCGCGTGGTCCCCACGGCACAGATCGAGGCAATCGTTGCCGCGGTCAGCCTGCGTACACATGATCGCAGTCGCGAGCGGCTGGCCCGCATCGAAGAGTTGCGAAAGCTCGATGATGACGCTCCGTCATCGGGTAAGGATGAAGCCGAATGA
- a CDS encoding ABC transporter ATP-binding protein — MSEMSNALRSPVQGTPEPLVSVENLRVEFESDRGRIVGVHDVSFDIMPGECVCVVGESGSGKSVSALSLMRLVEFGGGRIASGRLQFQQANGQRINLAEADAATMRTIRGNQIGMVFQEPMTALNPVFTIGRQLVEVIMAHRPLAYSAARNKALDLLRQMQISEPERRIQQYPHELSGGMRQRIVIAMAMACEPRLLICDEPTTALDVTIQAEILTLIDRLKRETGASVLFITHDMSVVAQMADRVVVMYRGEKVEEGAVEEIFTAATHPYTRALLAAVPRLGEMRGTTEPEPMRVLAATGATAGPSLERAPPPRVTEDPAVLLEVRNLTTRFAVRKGLMRRITANVHAVEDVSFSLHRGQTLSIVGESGCGKSTCGRSILRLVQPTSGQVWLDGLDVLAQSSHDLHATRRQMQMVFQDPYASLNPQMRLFDQVAEPLRNYRLLSGNALHQRVIELFERVQLPSSFLHRYAHELSGGQRQRIAIARALALNPKLIVADEAVSALDVSVQAQVLNLLMELQRDLGISFLFISHDMSVVERISHRVAVMYLGRIVEIGPRAAIFERPQHPYTQALLAAVPVADPTRRTLRGPASYHPLHSPIHPQDHVVQPSVYREVAPGHLVLDTD; from the coding sequence ATGTCCGAAATGTCCAACGCCTTGAGATCGCCCGTGCAAGGCACACCCGAACCGCTTGTCTCGGTCGAAAATCTGCGGGTCGAGTTCGAAAGCGATCGCGGCCGGATCGTCGGTGTGCATGATGTCAGTTTCGATATCATGCCGGGCGAATGTGTCTGCGTCGTCGGCGAGTCCGGCTCGGGGAAATCCGTCTCGGCTCTTTCGCTGATGAGGCTGGTGGAATTCGGTGGCGGCCGCATCGCTTCCGGTCGCTTGCAGTTCCAGCAGGCCAACGGCCAGCGGATCAACCTGGCTGAGGCCGATGCTGCGACCATGCGAACTATACGCGGCAACCAGATCGGCATGGTTTTCCAGGAGCCGATGACCGCTCTCAATCCGGTCTTCACGATCGGGCGGCAACTGGTCGAGGTCATAATGGCCCACCGGCCGCTCGCTTATTCCGCTGCCCGCAACAAGGCACTCGATCTGCTGCGCCAGATGCAGATCAGCGAACCCGAACGGCGCATACAACAATATCCGCACGAGCTGTCCGGTGGCATGCGCCAGCGCATCGTGATTGCAATGGCCATGGCATGCGAGCCACGTCTGCTGATCTGCGACGAGCCGACGACGGCGCTGGACGTGACCATCCAGGCGGAGATCCTGACACTGATCGATCGCCTGAAGCGCGAAACCGGCGCGTCCGTTCTGTTTATCACCCATGACATGTCGGTCGTTGCGCAGATGGCGGACCGGGTGGTGGTCATGTATCGCGGCGAGAAGGTGGAAGAAGGGGCCGTCGAGGAGATCTTCACCGCGGCCACTCATCCCTATACGCGTGCGCTGCTTGCGGCCGTTCCGAGGCTGGGTGAAATGCGTGGGACCACCGAACCGGAGCCGATGCGGGTGCTTGCCGCCACCGGCGCCACCGCCGGCCCTTCGCTGGAGCGCGCGCCGCCGCCGCGTGTCACGGAAGATCCGGCCGTTCTTCTCGAGGTTAGGAACCTGACCACTCGTTTCGCCGTCCGCAAGGGGCTGATGCGCAGGATCACGGCCAATGTCCATGCGGTCGAGGATGTGAGTTTCTCGCTGCATCGGGGCCAGACGCTCAGCATCGTCGGGGAATCCGGCTGCGGAAAATCGACATGCGGCCGGTCGATTCTCAGGCTCGTCCAGCCCACGTCCGGCCAGGTGTGGCTTGACGGTCTCGATGTCCTCGCGCAGTCGAGCCACGACCTTCATGCGACGCGACGCCAGATGCAGATGGTGTTCCAGGATCCCTATGCGAGCCTCAATCCGCAGATGCGGCTGTTCGACCAGGTGGCCGAACCGCTGCGAAACTACCGGCTGCTGTCCGGAAACGCGCTGCACCAGCGCGTCATCGAGCTGTTCGAACGGGTACAGCTACCCTCATCGTTCCTCCACCGTTATGCGCACGAACTTTCCGGTGGGCAGCGCCAGCGTATCGCGATCGCGCGAGCACTGGCGCTCAATCCGAAGCTGATCGTCGCCGATGAGGCGGTTTCGGCGCTCGACGTTTCGGTGCAGGCACAGGTTCTCAACCTTCTGATGGAGCTTCAGAGGGATCTCGGGATCTCGTTCCTGTTCATCAGTCACGACATGTCCGTGGTCGAACGCATCAGCCACCGGGTTGCCGTCATGTATCTGGGGCGGATTGTCGAGATCGGCCCCCGTGCGGCAATTTTCGAAAGGCCGCAGCATCCCTATACGCAGGCCTTGCTTGCGGCCGTGCCTGTCGCCGATCCCACCCGCAGGACCCTGCGCGGCCCGGCGAGCTATCATCCGCTGCATTCGCCGATCCATCCCCAGGATCATGTCGTGCAGCCATCGGTTTACAGGGAGGTGGCCCCCGGACATCTGGTACTGGACACGGACTAG